The following is a genomic window from Malus sylvestris chromosome 12, drMalSylv7.2, whole genome shotgun sequence.
TGGCGCAatacagattgattggctacaTGCCAATGTATGAGGGGTCTacgtgaaaattaaaaattcaaatttttttatttggtcgtCTTCTACCTCCCTCGACTTTCCCTTCCTCCCTTATCCCTTCATTCTCTTATTTGCACCAACCCACCAAACCCtcatctcctctcctcttcgaCTTGtcatacatccacccttcactcTCCATCTTTGACTCCACCCATCCACCGACCCACCCAACCCTCCTCTTCTCTTAAACGACCTTCATGAACTCGAACCTCCGACCCTTATCTACCTGATTTGACAACGGTGGAGAGCCACGGGGTGCTAACCAAAACTACAACCCCTTCGCCGCCAATCTTCTGGATCCCGAAGCTCCTCCGATTGCAACTGGTTCCGGTGTCTTCTCCAAACCCCAAGAACCACCTCACCTCCTCGTATGAACCCTTCGATCTCTTCCTCTCCTCCGCCAGCAGCATTCAAATGAACAACACCACCTTCTTTCATTCCATCTTGTCGATGTCACAGACTCTCGACATCTACCAAGAACAACATCTCCCCTCTCATCCCGTACGGAAAATCCCATTTCCCTAAATCCAATTGATTTTACAACCAcccaatcctttttttttttacttaattttgttattattttatttgtaggGATATATTTGAAATTTAGTATGAGAAAAATTTGTTGgcttttatttgaatttttgaagAGAAACACTCATTGGTTGAATTTACTTCAAACTCCCTATGTAATATGGTATTGTCTAGCGTCCGTCTAGAATATCAACCATGTGATTATGAAAAGTTAAACAACTTTTCAACGTTTGGATAATGCCTATAACAGCAATAACATTACACTTGTCCTCTACTAACTTAATAATGCCAaatatgtgaaaagtaaaatattttcccattgaataatagaaaaactaatgaaaaaagcttaaaaactttgagttttaatgataaaaacaaaataaagggtaaagtaaatagtacaatcattaactttttagtgtaaaaatatgatttttcgttaaagtaaacaatatcagagcttttcgttaaacttGGGATGCCTATAACAGCAATAACATTACACGTGTCCTCTACTAATTGGAGGCAGCAGCACGTATCTTTTGCGCTTACATGTACGGAATCTTCGTCCTCACTCCTATCCCTGGTCAGCGTTTGGACTTCTGCCAATACGATGACAAAGATGTGAACAGTATAAAGGGCGAGACTCACATTTTGCTCTtcgctctctctttctctctctagatgtTGATGGtgtgagaaaaaagaagagaTTATCGTGTGGAAATGGAGAAGTTCTTGAAGGACTTCGAGGTGGAGTACAAGAAACCATCGGAGGAGGCTATAAGGAGATGGAGAAGCGCCGTCGCGCTCGTCAAAAACCCTCGCAGAAGGTTTCGATTCGTCGCCGATCTCGCCAAGCGCTCCGAGGCCGAAAAGAAGAAGCTTCAAATCCAGGTCTCTCTCGCTCTCAAATCAAAACTGCACCGTTTTAATATCTAGAACTGGTAACCTGGTTTGAGGCGTTTTGCTTTCTTGATTGTTTGGCTGCCGAGAAAACATGCTAGGAAAATGAAAGAAACTGAAACGATTTTCAGCATTATGCTTTTGCCTGATTTATTCCTGATTCCTGTTTGATTTGCTGTCATTTGAAGCCAATTGGAGAGGATCAGTACTGCTAATTAGGACTGATAAAACATCACTGATCGCTAGTCTTACTTTGTTAATTTCATCGTCATCGTTGTACGGCTGAGATTTAAAATAGTATTTGAATTTAGGGCAAAAGAAAATTTCCTGGATTTCTTCTGCTCTCATCTGTATTCTCGGTACACATAAAAATTTTCCACCTACATTCTTGAGACACATAAGTATACAAAACTTTACCACATGCTTGATCAATTATGTATTCTTGGGAGCTAGTGATTTATTCATCAAATGCTTGATCAATTTTCTAACAATAGAGAGTATTGGTGAACAATGCGTTACGCGTTGGTGGTCCCACATGCATAGGAGAGACCCCATTGCACTTGCAGTCACATTTCCATGTAAAATAGTTTTGCATTGCAATGACAGTTTGGTAGTATTTCTGTGGCCTGGACACTTGACTACACACAAATATGAGGATTAACTAACTAAAAGCCGGATGGGTAGTTTTTGTTATTAGTTCTAATACTAATATGGGGAGGTGAAACATTGTGAGAAAACCCTGGCTTTAGCATTTTCTTATGTTATCCAAGGGTGACAATTCTTAACAATTCTTGAAACCAACATGAAATTAACGTATTAGGGTTGACTATTACTTGACACGAAACCTATGTATGACGCGACCTGCCAGCATGAATTATTTTGACATGACATCCGTCTAACTAGTAATGTAGAAATCCTTGTAGAATAACAGGTCATTTCTTATGGATTTGTTAGTAGCATCGGGCAAACCAATTTACTTTTATTTACTAATGCATTGCTAGGTTTGTTTACAATTATATTAACTTAGTTTTAAGTTCTAGTTCTCAACAGTTGATCTCCATTTGCTGAtatcaattttttgttaaaacttctgTCAATGTTTGTATTTGTAGACCTGAGAACAACTTTTATTACCCTGTGTACGAAAAATTCTCATAAGCTTCTTAAAGCAGTATGTATAGAAAGCTGAGTTGCATTGAGAGTAGCCATATCTGATTCAACAACTGATAATGTGACTTCATTAACGATTTTATTTAAGGACCATATGAGAGAAATAACTGCATATAATGTATGTAGAACTGCAGACACACACATGTAGTTATAAGCTATGTATTTTTTAagatatgtatttatatatttgtgtAGGTAATACAGCCACCGGTTACTATTATTGTCAATTGAAGTTTTTTGGCCTTTTGATTGTTCCTGCAACTATAGCTCTGAATGACATGATTATCATtacttttttttactttgttatcttatttgaTTTACCAGGAAAAGATTCGAGTTGCTCTTTATGTTCAAAAAGCAGCACTGCAGTTCATTGATGGTATCGTCTTCAAATTTATAGGTCAAGTGAAAGTTCATTGTGTGTGTGCTGATCTCATGTATTGaatcctttctctctctttgttttgtgatgtTGTGAAGCTGGTGATCGTGGATCTATTGAAAAGCCAGGTCATGATGAACTCCAGCTCCCAGAAGATGCCAGAATGGCAGGTTTTAGCATTCACCCAGATGAACTTGCATCTATTACACGTGCCCATGATATTAAGGCCTTGGAAAGCCATGGTGGAATTCATGGGATTTTAAGGAAAGTCAATGTCTCGGTAGATGAAGGTGTCAAGGATAGTAATATACCAATCAGACAAAATGTTTATGGCTTAAACCGTTACAAGGAGAAACCTCCCCGAACTTTTTGGGTGTTTGTCTGGGAAGCACTACAGGACTTAACACTAATGATCCTTATGGTCTGTGCTGTGGTTTCTATTGGAGTTGGAATTGCCACTGAAGGCTGGCCCAAGGGCACGTACAATGGTCTGGGAATTTTAATTAGTATAATTCTAATGGTTATGGTTACCGCCATTAGTGACTACAAGCGGTCTTTGCAATTCAAGGATTTGGACAGGGAGAAGAAAAAGATTTTTGTTCAGGTCACTAGGGATGGAAAAAGACAAAAAGTTTCCATTTACGACTTGGTTGTTGGAGATATTGTGCATTTGTTGATTGGGGACCAAGTTCCAGCTGATGGACTTTTCATATCTGGGTACAGTTTGCTGATTGATGAGTCAAGCTTGTCAGGTGAGAGTGAGCCAGTGAATGTATCTGAAGGGAAGCCTTTTCTTCTTTCCGGAACTAAAGTGCAGGATGGGTCATGTAAAATGCTAGTGACTACAGTTGGTATGAAGACTGAATGGGGAAAGTTGATGGAAACTTTGAGTGAAGGAGGAGAAGATGAGACCCCACTGCAGGTGAAGCTTAATGGTGTTGCTACAATTATTGGTAAAATTGGTTTGACTTTTGCAGTGTTGACATTTTTGGTATTGACAGTAAGATTTTTGGAGACAAAAGGACCTAACAACGAGATCACTGATTGGTCTTCAGCTGACGCCGTAACCCTTTTGAGCTACTTTGCTATTGCGGTAACTATAATTGTTGTTGCAGTTCCCGAAGGATTACCATTAGCAGTGACGCTGAGCCTTGCTTTTGCAATGAAAAAATGGATGAATGACAGGGCACTTGTAAGGCATCTCTCAGCATGTGAGACAATGGGTTCTGCTAGTTGTATTTGCACAGATAAAACTGGAACATTAACTACAAATCATATGGTAGTTACCAAAGTATGGATGTGTGAAAAATCTGTAGATGTAAAAGAAAATGACAGTAAAGAAACattgatatcagaaatatctaGAGCATCAAGCATCCTTTTGCAGGTTATATTCCAAAATACAAGTTCTGAGGTTATTAAGGATGATGGAAAGATCTCCATTTTGGGAACACCAACAGAGTCAGCACTATTAGAGTTCGGTTTACTTTTAGGTGGGGATTTTGATACCCTGCGCAGAGAGGTTAAGATTCTTAAGATCAGACCTTTCAATTCTGTCAGGAAGAAAATGTCTGTGCTTGTAGCTTATCCTCATGGTGGAACACGAGCTTTTTGCAAAGGTGCATCAGAAATAGTACTGGGAATATGTAACAAGTACATTGACTCTAATGGGGAATCTGTTCATCTCTCCAGAGAAATGGTAAAGAATATCACGGATGTCATAAATTCTTTTGCCTGTGAAGCATTGAGAACTCTCTGCTTAGCTTTTAAGGATACAGATGACTCTTCCATCGAAAATGGCATCCCAGATGATGGCTATACATTGGTAGCAGTTGTCGGTATTAACGACCCTGTGCGCCCGGGGGTCAGGGAGGCAGTTCAGACTTGTTTAGCTGCTGGAATCACTGGTGACAATATAAATACAGCTAAAGCCATAGCTAAAGAATGTGGCATACTCACAGAAGGTTGTATAGCAATTGAAGGTAGCATGTCTCTAGAGCAGATGAAAACTGTGATACCGAAGATACAGGTTAGTAAACAATTGGTTGAAAATTTTCACCCTCAATATATATCAAAAGATGCTTCAAATTTTCTAAATGTTCCGTGTGGATACAGGTAATGGCCCGGTCTTTACCGTTGGATAAGCACACATTGGTAAAAATTTTAAGGGATGAATTTGGTGAGGTTGTTGCTGTGACTGGTGATGGGACTAACGACGCTCCCGCTTTGCATGAGTCAGACATTGGACTTGCTATGGGCATAGCAGGAATAGAGGTTTGTACTCTGCCACATGATCTTTTCCTTCAATCCTGTGATGTTTTGCTTctaattaattctttttgtgTTACCTCTTTCCATTTCACATCCGTTAACCTGTAATTCAGAAAGCTTAGTTAAAAATATCCTTCTTTCGAAACATTCCCTTATTTTACCTCTTGCTGTATAGTTTTTTACTAATTATTAATGGGTTTTACTGAATATTAAAAGTGCATAAGATTAACTGCCATTTTCTGTCCCACTGCTTGATAATTGAATGTTTCCAGTCTAAAATATTCATGGATATGTATACAGGTTGCCAAAGAAAATGCCGATGACATCATATCGGATGACAATTTTAAAACTATAGTAAATGTGGCCAGATGGGGACGTTCAGTGTACATAAACATTCAAAAGTTTGTGCAGTTCCAGTTAACAGTTAACGTTGTTGCTCTAATTATCAATGTTGTTTCTGCATGTGTCTTAGGTATGTTGTCCAGCAGATTTTTCTTATATGAAATGCCGTTATATTTGTTTGGGGATGAACTGTCACGAATAATGACAAATTCCGCATCTCTTTCAGGATATGCTCCCCTTACAGCGGTGCAACTGCTCTGGGTGAATTTGATTATGGACACTCTTGGTGCTTTGGCACTGGCAACAGAGTCtccaaatgatggacttatgaaAAGGCCCCTAGTTGCGAGGGGTACCAACTTCATCACCAAGGCTGTGTGGAGAAATATCATTGGTCAGAGTATCTATCAACTGGCTGTCCTTGGAGTTCTCAATTTCTCTGGGGAGAAGCTACTAGGACTAACTGGTTCAGATGCAACTGAGGTTCTCAACACTGTGATATTCAACGCATTCGTGTTTTGCCAGGTACATATTACTGGTTTAACCAGTACCCTAGTTTTATCCGTGCTGCCATGCATCTTCCACACGGTTTAACTTTAGTACCTACCAGCATATAACTTCTAGTTTCGAATTTATTATTCCTAATTAAGCAGATGGTTTTGGGCCCATGGTTGTTATTTCCCCTCGTGTTTGTTTTCTGAGATCGAACGAATGCTGCTCCAAAGCTTGTAGTAGAAATACTCAAATCCCACATATGTATGATCTTGCCTTTCTTTTGTTCTTACAGGTGTTTAATCAGATAAACAGTCGCGACATAGTAAAGATTAGCGTATTCCATGGAATGTTCGACAGCTGGGTATTTCGAATCGTCATGGTTTGCACAGCAACCTTCCAGGTTATCATAGTAGAGTTCTTGGTAGACTTTCATAATTTAGAATATCAGCATTATCAAAAGGTTTATAAGCCGAATGCATGTTACGAAATGCTGTGATACGGAACTCTTTTTATGGTTCTAATCAATGTCTCCAGATAGGGCTCCACTTTGTGGTTCTAATGCATTTaatggatttaagtaaatctattatatttggTGTAAATacg
Proteins encoded in this region:
- the LOC126591809 gene encoding calcium-transporting ATPase 4, plasma membrane-type-like; this translates as MEKFLKDFEVEYKKPSEEAIRRWRSAVALVKNPRRRFRFVADLAKRSEAEKKKLQIQEKIRVALYVQKAALQFIDAGDRGSIEKPGHDELQLPEDARMAGFSIHPDELASITRAHDIKALESHGGIHGILRKVNVSVDEGVKDSNIPIRQNVYGLNRYKEKPPRTFWVFVWEALQDLTLMILMVCAVVSIGVGIATEGWPKGTYNGLGILISIILMVMVTAISDYKRSLQFKDLDREKKKIFVQVTRDGKRQKVSIYDLVVGDIVHLLIGDQVPADGLFISGYSLLIDESSLSGESEPVNVSEGKPFLLSGTKVQDGSCKMLVTTVGMKTEWGKLMETLSEGGEDETPLQVKLNGVATIIGKIGLTFAVLTFLVLTVRFLETKGPNNEITDWSSADAVTLLSYFAIAVTIIVVAVPEGLPLAVTLSLAFAMKKWMNDRALVRHLSACETMGSASCICTDKTGTLTTNHMVVTKVWMCEKSVDVKENDSKETLISEISRASSILLQVIFQNTSSEVIKDDGKISILGTPTESALLEFGLLLGGDFDTLRREVKILKIRPFNSVRKKMSVLVAYPHGGTRAFCKGASEIVLGICNKYIDSNGESVHLSREMVKNITDVINSFACEALRTLCLAFKDTDDSSIENGIPDDGYTLVAVVGINDPVRPGVREAVQTCLAAGITGDNINTAKAIAKECGILTEGCIAIEGSMSLEQMKTVIPKIQVMARSLPLDKHTLVKILRDEFGEVVAVTGDGTNDAPALHESDIGLAMGIAGIEVAKENADDIISDDNFKTIVNVARWGRSVYINIQKFVQFQLTVNVVALIINVVSACVLGYAPLTAVQLLWVNLIMDTLGALALATESPNDGLMKRPLVARGTNFITKAVWRNIIGQSIYQLAVLGVLNFSGEKLLGLTGSDATEVLNTVIFNAFVFCQVFNQINSRDIVKISVFHGMFDSWVFRIVMVCTATFQWDPKTHRPARRELSPVEQRAVPRTPRESFPEASMQTKASKAGKSWSSKGAVPRAPSESSPDTNMQIDISSDSNGTTCAVVRYKKGFLFVTDGRRTKSLENDERKIICDDVIKFRYVCKDQFGHDICSVSAGSVKTIGRLWKRVLECELSPRTVSEVVDLVQKTLMTVYSLKDFKSGETCSIIIAGGRRQEIFHVGGRLANMPHYISCAYHVIGSGSRLVNAALEVLYSGQHDEGTLVRTVEKSYLFASLHDQSTGGFIKFYNVHGEIHQHLFTKHTLELYRDIYANHIKSDEVAVLIFSKDFDKKRIHKCFHKETVLRHAHVLGYVRGYQVNRVVLKRTDYENHLCTVRFVKEKLLSSGYVPECKDPVIKDFNLSFYKLSQKHRKGLYYFTEVSRDILKDLMVEGLIGRNAYHPGREQSLENVERRLVVKTGPKESPGLEDVLNEFHGEEPMPEEVPGDVYDELEINQLEVPARAVLPYLISEGRCGDL